The Vibrio pomeroyi genome window below encodes:
- a CDS encoding RDD family protein produces MYANKYSNFWRRFFAIWIDSIVFLPLEWIDDYVLSGVISSGGVFVWGVVNSLIGITYYVGMHAKFGQTIGKMVTRVKVVDVSESRNLTLKQSCMRDIVPIMLIPFSLYAYAQLSFYGQTWESLEQGRAFIFVGYAMIGWVLLEFISMLFNHKRRAIHDFIAGSVVVKKV; encoded by the coding sequence ATGTACGCCAATAAGTATTCTAATTTTTGGAGACGCTTCTTTGCTATCTGGATAGATTCGATCGTATTTTTACCTTTGGAGTGGATAGACGACTACGTACTTTCTGGCGTGATAAGTTCAGGTGGTGTTTTTGTTTGGGGAGTCGTGAACTCACTAATTGGTATCACTTACTACGTTGGCATGCATGCTAAATTTGGGCAAACAATCGGTAAAATGGTCACTCGAGTGAAAGTGGTGGATGTATCTGAAAGTCGAAACCTAACCCTCAAACAGTCTTGTATGAGAGATATTGTTCCAATCATGCTTATCCCCTTTAGTCTCTATGCTTATGCGCAACTGTCTTTTTACGGACAAACTTGGGAAAGTTTAGAGCAAGGACGAGCCTTTATTTTTGTTGGCTACGCAATGATCGGTTGGGTTCTTTTAGAGTTCATCTCGATGCTATTTAATCACAAACGCAGAGCGATTCATGATTTCATCGCAGGCTCAGTTGTCGTAAAGAAAGTTTAA
- a CDS encoding integrase: MVGRARSKETAHYPPFLVKMSHRGQSRFRFTTVDGVKKLFPIGTVEQEAIQAAHVYNLQYRPELGSAFSLSEMTPFRKAVSKGRKDKFNRPLKEWLPLVLSRVKKEERLSKDVYRNLERDCYRLDEFMGRLPTKSIKLQHINEFLSKYYSELSNRQLNNKISNLKKVFSYLADESAIESNFVLNKKQRRLTREDYTKARHDLDIENYQKVYDAAPLFLKVAMSLTLETTHAVREIYRLRYRIYKPREGVCGILWNPDKEVEYVDGHAVYGMLYVHREKVKKSDASTVAIPVTQTIKDIVDLSKTSRLICPYIVHRKPKQQQRGISKETDHLYQVHHHNISKEFSKVRDSLGLYSHLKKSLRPTYHEIRGLAARMIEQQGQSATERMAHANAKTTKIYTGTSDIVWHQVPPVEVMPKSGQK; the protein is encoded by the coding sequence ATGGTTGGTAGAGCTAGAAGCAAAGAAACGGCTCATTACCCTCCATTCTTGGTGAAAATGAGCCATAGGGGGCAATCTCGATTTCGGTTTACGACCGTAGATGGTGTGAAGAAGCTATTTCCTATCGGGACTGTAGAGCAAGAAGCGATACAAGCTGCGCATGTTTACAACTTGCAATATCGTCCTGAGCTAGGAAGCGCGTTTTCCCTTTCCGAGATGACCCCATTTCGTAAAGCTGTCTCCAAAGGCCGTAAGGACAAATTTAATCGGCCTTTAAAAGAGTGGCTTCCATTAGTGTTGTCTCGTGTGAAGAAAGAGGAACGGCTTTCCAAAGACGTTTATCGAAATTTGGAGAGGGACTGTTACCGCCTTGATGAGTTCATGGGGCGGTTGCCAACCAAATCGATCAAGTTACAGCACATCAATGAGTTCCTTTCGAAATACTATTCAGAGTTAAGTAATCGTCAGCTCAACAATAAGATCAGTAACCTTAAAAAGGTATTTTCCTACCTTGCTGATGAGAGCGCTATTGAGAGTAATTTTGTACTCAATAAAAAACAGCGTCGATTGACCAGAGAAGATTACACAAAAGCTCGCCACGACCTAGATATCGAAAACTACCAAAAGGTCTACGATGCAGCGCCACTGTTTCTTAAGGTCGCAATGAGCTTAACACTTGAGACGACTCATGCTGTGAGAGAGATCTATAGGCTTCGTTATCGTATATACAAACCACGGGAAGGCGTTTGTGGGATTCTTTGGAACCCTGACAAAGAGGTGGAGTATGTGGATGGGCATGCAGTGTATGGAATGCTTTATGTTCATCGAGAAAAGGTGAAAAAGTCCGATGCTTCCACCGTCGCCATTCCTGTCACTCAGACGATTAAAGACATTGTCGATCTTTCTAAAACATCGAGATTGATTTGTCCTTATATCGTTCATCGTAAACCCAAACAGCAGCAACGTGGCATTTCAAAAGAGACCGATCATCTGTACCAAGTACATCATCACAATATAAGTAAAGAGTTTAGTAAGGTTCGAGACTCATTAGGGCTTTATAGTCACCTAAAGAAATCGCTAAGGCCGACCTATCATGAAATTCGAGGACTAGCTGCTCGAATGATTGAACAGCAAGGGCAGAGTGCTACTGAGCGAATGGCGCATGCGAACGCGAAAACAACAAAAATCTATACAGGCACAAGTGACATTGTTTGGCATCAAGTACCACCTGTTGAGGTTATGCCAAAAAGTGGCCAGAAGTGA
- a CDS encoding NERD domain-containing protein — protein MITKDRDSKIDNSLQQKAGAKVEQDVAFYLRREFGDANDVFIINDLRIQFKNETAQIDHLVLYNKGFIIIESKSIRGEVKVNNQLEWSRTVRGKWTGMPSPIEQAKLQTKLLKALLNDNAKSLLDRIAFVQAYFGGRCWDQLCAASNDALIDRTSIPKDISKKLIKAESIGSCVKSLIKKHRVGSILNPNPTFNRDELYRLVHFLNEQHVPTSSPAPKVHLAELSETEKVDLVPA, from the coding sequence ATGATTACTAAGGATAGAGATTCAAAAATCGACAACAGTCTTCAACAGAAAGCTGGCGCAAAAGTAGAGCAAGATGTCGCGTTTTACTTACGCAGAGAGTTTGGAGATGCAAATGACGTTTTCATTATTAATGACCTACGCATACAATTTAAAAATGAAACAGCTCAGATCGATCACTTAGTCCTTTATAACAAAGGATTTATCATTATTGAGTCAAAATCGATTCGTGGTGAGGTTAAGGTCAACAATCAACTCGAATGGAGTCGAACCGTAAGAGGGAAATGGACAGGAATGCCCTCGCCTATCGAGCAAGCTAAGTTGCAAACCAAACTATTGAAAGCACTGTTAAATGACAACGCTAAGTCGTTACTAGACCGAATTGCGTTTGTACAAGCGTACTTTGGTGGTCGCTGTTGGGATCAACTCTGTGCCGCTTCCAACGACGCTCTAATCGATCGAACTTCTATCCCTAAAGATATATCGAAGAAGCTCATTAAAGCCGAGTCTATTGGTAGCTGCGTTAAGAGTCTCATCAAAAAGCACCGCGTAGGTTCAATTCTAAACCCGAACCCTACGTTTAATCGTGATGAACTGTACCGCCTAGTTCACTTTCTAAACGAACAACATGTACCTACGTCCTCTCCGGCTCCCAAAGTACATCTCGCAGAATTGAGCGAAACTGAAAAGGTAGACTTGGTTCCAGCCTAA
- a CDS encoding integron integrase gives MLGRHYALRTTEAYIYWIHQYILYHDKKHPKSLTSRHVADFLTHLVVNKKSARKTQSLALNALVFLYKEIIQEPIELDMQFRRSDKSRKLPTVMTPEEIGRLFNHCSTNYKLAYQLMYGSGLRLMECLRLRIQDIDYAYKSIRVWQGKGGKNRIVTIAPELFPAIKQQQQRSASYYHQDMNDTVFSGVYLPESLARKYPSAERSLNWQFLFPSGRLSPDLQTGELRRHHIHPTALQKHIKVAGQKANIEKNISCHTLSHSFATHLLQSGADIRTVQEQLGHTDLKTTQIYTHIIDRGANGAVSPLSRIFVK, from the coding sequence ATGCTTGGACGGCACTATGCCCTTCGTACAACGGAGGCGTACATTTATTGGATTCACCAATACATTCTTTATCATGATAAAAAGCACCCAAAGAGCTTAACTTCCAGGCATGTAGCAGATTTCCTAACCCACCTAGTTGTTAACAAAAAGTCAGCGAGGAAAACACAAAGTCTGGCTCTCAATGCATTAGTCTTTTTATACAAAGAAATTATTCAAGAACCCATAGAGCTTGATATGCAGTTTCGGCGCTCAGATAAATCACGAAAATTGCCAACAGTCATGACTCCAGAAGAGATTGGAAGGCTATTCAATCACTGTTCAACTAACTACAAATTAGCTTATCAATTAATGTATGGATCAGGGTTGCGTTTAATGGAGTGTCTACGCTTACGCATACAAGATATCGATTATGCATATAAATCCATACGTGTATGGCAAGGGAAAGGAGGTAAAAACCGCATAGTGACAATAGCACCAGAGCTTTTCCCCGCAATCAAACAACAGCAACAGAGATCCGCGAGTTACTATCATCAAGACATGAATGACACGGTTTTCTCTGGTGTATACCTACCTGAATCTCTCGCTAGAAAATACCCAAGCGCAGAAAGGAGCCTAAATTGGCAATTCCTCTTTCCTTCCGGTCGTTTGTCGCCAGATTTACAAACAGGCGAGCTACGTAGGCACCATATTCACCCAACAGCGCTTCAAAAACACATTAAGGTAGCAGGCCAAAAAGCCAACATTGAGAAAAACATCTCGTGTCATACTTTAAGTCACTCATTCGCTACGCACCTTCTTCAAAGCGGAGCGGATATCAGAACCGTTCAAGAACAACTTGGTCACACCGATTTGAAGACAACGCAAATCTATACTCACATCATTGATAGAGGCGCCAATGGCGCTGTTAGCCCACTATCAAGAATATTCGTAAAATAA
- a CDS encoding DUF3265 domain-containing protein, which yields MIRNAWHFYYALVLVIKVVCGGFGIALVTL from the coding sequence GTGATTCGCAACGCGTGGCATTTTTACTATGCGTTGGTTTTAGTGATTAAGGTGGTATGTGGTGGCTTCGGTATTGCGTTGGTCACACTTTAA
- a CDS encoding DUF3265 domain-containing protein, whose protein sequence is MIRNAWHFYYALNLVFKVVCGDIGIMLLTL, encoded by the coding sequence GTGATTCGCAACGCGTGGCATTTTTATTATGCGTTGAATTTAGTGTTTAAAGTGGTTTGCGGCGACATCGGTATAATGTTGCTCACACTTTAA
- a CDS encoding DUF4145 domain-containing protein — translation MIEFCPHCCNRAKQEKVCEQRYESVAWGIHDGEVDDCEGTYHVYKCTTCSEILVYHNLFDFKRTLVYPNIHLDSSVPDSVSKIYDEAVRVKYISPNSFAVQVRRALEALTNDRGVPKGNLASKLKVLSERGEIPGNLAEATDILRLVGNLGAHADKDDVHPLHAMAIDEFFRAIVDYVYVAPARIDRFNELLSDNK, via the coding sequence ATGATTGAGTTTTGCCCTCATTGTTGTAATCGAGCAAAGCAAGAAAAAGTCTGTGAACAGCGCTACGAGTCTGTAGCGTGGGGTATTCATGATGGTGAAGTAGATGATTGCGAGGGGACTTATCATGTTTATAAGTGTACTACCTGTAGTGAAATTCTTGTTTATCATAACCTGTTTGATTTCAAGCGAACTTTAGTTTATCCAAATATTCATTTGGATAGCTCAGTGCCAGATTCGGTGTCAAAGATATATGACGAGGCAGTGAGAGTTAAGTATATTTCGCCGAACTCATTTGCTGTTCAGGTTCGCAGAGCACTTGAAGCACTGACTAATGATAGAGGTGTCCCAAAAGGCAACTTAGCCTCTAAATTAAAAGTTTTGAGTGAACGTGGTGAGATTCCAGGCAACCTTGCAGAGGCTACAGATATTCTAAGGCTGGTCGGTAACTTAGGAGCTCATGCTGATAAAGATGACGTTCATCCTTTGCATGCAATGGCAATCGATGAGTTTTTTAGAGCAATAGTAGACTATGTTTACGTTGCCCCTGCCCGCATTGACAGATTCAACGAGCTATTGTCCGATAATAAATAA